In Arachis hypogaea cultivar Tifrunner chromosome 7, arahy.Tifrunner.gnm2.J5K5, whole genome shotgun sequence, the genomic window gtttttaaaattatttaagatattTGGATCATTATTCAaccaaaaaataaactaaaaattaatttatctactaaaataaaattttgaaaatatttttatatattaattttttttaggtatTAAAATGtccacttttaaaatttttgaaaatttatttaaataattactctTATTTAAGTTTTGAGTTGAGAAAAAATCTTCCAATATTTCCCATCTTCGAGACAATAATCAAATTCTTCACCTCACTCAATGTATGTAGTGGTTACCACACTAATTATGATGATATATTATTTTAGCACCGTGTTTGTTCAGCATATCTTACCAATTACCATAGACTGTCCTTGTTTTTCTATATCTCTTTTGCCTCAAGCTAGTTTAACATTTTAAATAGAATTCTATAAGAGAGTTAATGAagtatttgtataatgtgtataataaattatttatttattttaatatgagttaaaaaataacatacaggataaaatactattaatttttcaaacGCAATATACTCAtattatccagaataaccattcgAGTACCAAGAATAATAAACATTTGATATTTTACTGAATTGAACATTGCTATACTCCCATTATACACAATTACACATTATACAGATACTCCATTGATTCCTTATATTTCctcttttaaatataaataaaaatgtcTCATGTTTATCACGAAAACACCCACCATGTGATTACCACATAACTACTGTACCTTTTTGATGGGCTTTGATTTTGTACCAAATTCTTTAGTAACTTGTACATATTTAAGTTGATACTTTATTATTCTGTTCACTCAATTGTAAATTttgtattaataaaattttttttgcaaaatTAATACCAGAGCTAACATATAAATCCAACCGTAAAAGTAAGAGTTTCCAAATTACACAAGGTCGATCACaaaaacacatttttttattttaaaagcgaAAAATAATAGAACCAATATTCATTGACAGGTTAGATGCTTGTTTTTATTTATGAAACCCAACCATAAATCTTAAACTCTCCTCAAATTCAAATAGCATTTCAATGCAATCACCGTGCAGAAACATTTAAACCAATATGCATGCATGTAATGCATCTCTTagaattcttaatatatattaaatataatagtATTGAAAGTACTgttgaaatattttatttataatattaaaatatattatacttaATATTACTGATATTTAAattgttcaatttttttaaaatattttattttaaaattttttatgacattttatttatatttcacataagatatattaaatttatatttctcaaataataaaaaatacttaacaatatattaatataattttattgattatatatagatttaggattttatacTCACACGTTTCTTTAAGCGCAATAGTATTTTTCAAATATtctataaaaattatatgaaataaaaaaataaaccatttaaataatataacttaaattaaataaaatctgtataaataataatttaaaacttaaaaaaatccaTTGTTAATgtgaaaaatttatattataaaaatagaaaaattggtattaatatataattttgtttCTGATTACTTCACACTAATTTTATACACACTTCTCTCTCAATCATAAATCATGGACTTTTATAGAATTTTATACAATCATGGATAGATCATGGGCCTTTTTCAAGTTTCATGTAAGACTATGATAAATCATGAGAATTTTTTTTGAGTTATGTACATCACGTAAAACCTATCAAAATCATGGGCCTTTTATGTTTAtgtgtaaaatttttaaaatacccatgatttatattaaaaattagaggACCAAATTATAACCATTTTACTTTTAGGACAATTTGGTAGTTTTAGTGTTGATATGatttataggtttaattattctatctgTTCCTATAGTTTTACTGAATTTTTAAATAGGTCtttgtacttttttttataaggttttgtaattaagtcctatcgtgataaaaatattaaaattaacgaaatattcgattaaataaaataaatatgcctAACACTTTACTGAATATTCTGGAtagtttaatagaatattctgttaattctaatGTTTTAGTCACGGTAGGGACTTAGTTACAAAATCCGATATGGCATAGgaactcaattgaaaagaaaaaaagtatagcgacttaattaaaaattcaataaaactataGAACCtggcagaataattaaaccttatttaTATAAGTAAATtatcctttatttttattatattaaattattaatttaaattatatctatttaaatttttggataattaaaCTAGACTAGATAAGTAgattttaaaatgaaatatttggttgactcttaaaatttaaaagaaataatgATCATAGTAGACATAAATActataaaataaagacaaaaattctGAAAATGAATTATCTCTATTTCATAacatttttaactaataaaatcCTATAATTCCCAAGAAAGTAGGGATGGagataggggtggcaacggggtaAGTAGGGGCGGATTTTTGGCTCTACCCGACTCCGCTTCGTCGTACAACAATTTGCATAGAACTCGCCCTACTTCTATCCGCGGGTAGTAAAACATTGAGTTCTAACCCGCCCcgctcctataattattaaaatccaataaataaaattaaatttcaaaatttatataaccatcatcacatacataatataaattaaagtaaaaatttaaatatgatacaatattattaatcatttactaattattttacatatattatacattaaaattatatatattatatatatagcggaGCGGGTGgggcgggtattacctaaacccgaccccgccccgtcCCTCCCAAAAACCCCTTCGGCTAAAAGTCCGCCCCAGTGCAGGGCGGATAATTACCCTCCAAACGAGTAGGGGTAGAATGTGCACTCGCAAATTTGGATAGTATTACCATCTCTAGATAGAGACATATATTTCACTTTTTATTTGGGTTTAAAAATTACAGTTGGTTCAAAATTGACATAAGAtagagatattttaaaattttaaaatttatttttaatttaaattattcctcctgtctttatattttttattatgcaaACCAAATATTATCTTTCTGATGAAATCTActcatttaaatatataattagataCTATCCCATAGtacaaaaattaattacttttatcaacataaaatttaattaaatgtcGGAACAAAAATTGCATTTATTTGTTGTTGTTCCAAAGACTCAAACTAGTAGAATTGTGAGTCACAAAAGAAAACggtaaatcttttttttttttttgtattttttcttctctAGTAAATTACGATAGATGACCTTAGACCGTTAAATGGAGGATGTGTATAATGAGTGAGTGCTAAtgatattaaaatttagtttgaGAATTGCATGCGACAAGATGTCAAAGGGTTATACAAAAGTAAGTGGcagattattttttgttattattaagaTTATTTGGcatagtaaaaatataaaaaattttgaaaataaagtgcCTCAAATTAATAATAGTTGGAAGCATGTTAATACATTTGTAAATCAATAGGGTGCAGTAAGATTAAAATTTTGGTGTCTGCGTATTTCATGtcgtgttttatatatatatatatattaaatttaatcattaaattttgaaaaaaataacaataatacctACGTAccttcattttaaaaattatttttctatatattatcCTAATATATAGCAAAGCTTTATTTAAATTTCGCTTTATAgatatttataaaatcataaacaaTATTAAAAACACAAAAGatagattttatatgattttcggTGATACaactaattaatataaataacacaAGGTAACGAACTAACACAAAATTGAGTTCATAATTCACAAAAAGAGTCAAAAGAACTAGCCTGCAAGTATTCAAAACTTTGtatattgataaataatgttATTTGATCATTATATCTAATatttgatgttgatagaggagtaAGAAAAAGTAATCAAAGATGAGTAGTTTACAATGGAAGAAACTGAAAGTCTTGGGAGCAGATTTTTATGGCACTGTTTATCTTGCAACTGTTGTTGATACACAAACACCATATCAGAGCTTCATTGCTGTGAAGAGCTCTATTCCCAGGTTGGCATTCTCActaaagaaagaagaacaaatttttaaatcattGTGCAAAGGTGAAAGTGGTGGTTGCGAAGAAATCATTGGATGCTTTGGAACTGAGACCACAAGAAACCTCTTCCGGAGACCGACGTGAGCGTCTATACACGCATGATTGTTAAAGGGCTTTCACATATTCATCGCAAAGATATCGTCTATTGTGATCTCAAGCCGGAGAACATTCTTCTGTTTCATTCATTAGACAAAGAGAGTGCAAACTATCAATTGAAGATCGCGGAGTCCGATTATCTAAGACCAAAAAGGAGGAAGCAGATGTCGTGGTTTGGAAGTCCAAGCCTAGAGGTACGTCGTCGTACTTGTCGTCGGAGGCATTTTCCAGTCATATTGATACTCCGATAGATATATGGGCACTTGGCTGCATAGTGATTGAAATGCTAACTGGATTGTTTGCATGGGGGTGAGAGCTTTTTGCGTACTGAGGAGTATTTGAGGTTTTTCGTTGAGTATCTTGAACTATCATCCAAGAAGTCAAAAAGAATCAGTATTTTCTgttatgattttttgaaaaagtgttTTATGAAGGATCCTACCAAGAGGTGGACTGTTGAGATGCTTCTTGATCATCCTTTTCTTTATATCACACTTTTTCATTCATATCATTCATTTCTTTATGGTTCATGTAGTTAGAGAAATTATATTGTAAGATTGAATTGTGGTTTTGTTTATTGTGTCCCTTATCCAAGGGCCTGATGGCTATGCCGTAGGATTTCTTGGGTCAAGTTGTCTTCTTCTCCTTGATGGCTTTGCCGAAAGAGAGTTGGAATCGGACAGGattagaaaatagaaaagttataCAAAGTATTGAAGAATAATGAGTCTCAGGATTATGGTTTGTAAGATTTAATAAACTATGTTAATAATAGTAGTTTTGTTTGCTATTTGTGCTTTGGTGTTATCAGTTcctttttatgtttcaattttttttctttcttccttttataATCATGCTTTCAGTatatgatcaaataaataatggcTGACACAAGCGGTAGTTATTTGACTTGTTTAAAGATAATGTCCTAGGTTTGATCCTTAAGAACTAAATGTATGGTGTATGCAATGTTTTgtagctaattttttatttaccgaAAGATAAATTGAGAGATGTTAggtgatttatatttttttaactaaaattattaaccgtttaatatttaaataacgTTTGGTATACTAAAAATATCTCATATGAGGCAAAGATACATCTCTTTACCATTAAAATTTGGTGAAATGCAAATTGAGTAAGTTCAACACTTGATTCATTACTTTAGTTTACAAGAGTGATCTTTCTGAGAGAACAAGACGCAAAATCTTTATATTGATTACTGAACATAGAACTGCATTCCAACAAAATTGATACATACCTCATTCATCTCTTCATATAAGttactaaataaaaacaaaaactaaatagACCCTACTTATCATGTCTCTGTTTAGAATTGCTATCTTGATTAAGGCCTAATCCTAATTGGTTTTAGTAGCATGACAAAAACATGCCCTAAATTATTATCACTAGTGATGATGTTGTCTTGACTAGAATTCTCAGCAACATCATCAATTGATAAAACTTGTGGAGCTCTGAGTGTTCCTCCAAGAAGATTAAGTGAGTACAGAACATACATACAATATTAAGATGTAAGAATGTGAAATTGAGAGAGAGATTGAACTCATtaataaaattgtatttttaacatgtctttcttcttcttttccttgtaTAACATATTCTCATTCTAAATTCTAACTACTAGTAACCAAACACAATAATGATCTCAAAAGTTTGTGTCCGCCCTCCCTGTTTCTATGCCCCTGTTTCCTGTTGTCATGGAATAGAAACCAAACACAGCGACATCACAAAAGATAGCTTAGTTCATAAACAATTATATTaggtgtaaataaaaaattagttacttcAAAGTACAACTCTAAAAGTATACACATCACTTTTATCGGCCAATTTACTTGAaatgaaataattatataatCTAGTTTTAATCTTCTTATTAGCAAAATAATCCAATCATTTTTGTTGTTTCCTATAGCTTAATTGCACATCTATTTTTGTTAACATAAAACTTAATTAAATGTCGAAACAAAAATtgcacttctttattgttgttccAAGAACTCAATGtccttaaaaattattaaaaaaacttatttattttgtttatagaaTTTAGGAAATGTATATTCTAAAAATGcattttaaaattcttaattgaaatatttttataaaaagtatacataa contains:
- the LOC112701555 gene encoding uncharacterized protein, which gives rise to MSSLQWKKLKVLGADFYGTVYLATVVDTQTPYQSFIAVKSSIPRLAFSLKKEEQIFKSLCKGESGGCEEIIGCFGTETTRNLFRRPTQRECKLSIEDRGVRLSKTKKEEADVVVWKSKPRGTSSYLSSEAFSSHIDTPIDIWALGCIVIEMLTGLFAWG